In Gopherus flavomarginatus isolate rGopFla2 chromosome 5, rGopFla2.mat.asm, whole genome shotgun sequence, one DNA window encodes the following:
- the LOC127052726 gene encoding uncharacterized protein LOC127052726: MMAEDSPKRRKANFNEAETEVLIEQVLKHEQLLFAAGPGRASPGQKRRVWELIRHKVNPVAACPRDVEDLKKRWRDLKRRDRSKLCRLSQGCGPAGHPGGLGLLLCTEEMPQPAPQSDHHRAYGSALGPAEAVPIVGGIDTLDLPGASVVDIGFTDDPGPSHQPCLENMNLKEEIVVKVVEPEESSEDMAVVPPSQEQLPFLGTAGGGLSGKVKAKTKGRSQTDQNEITEEDLMQIQQNQMQVIQSGFDSVNHNLRLLQQGMQDLSNSLSIMAHTLVAIKNVYVKNNTGPTTYATTSTQTTAGYLSPGSPQISPAEDRGRAQVAGSSSRSSSCSSSSMSQEPGPSEFPRPPLRTIKKEHPNGCYYFCFADV; encoded by the exons ATGATGGCCGAGGACTCGCCCAAGCGGCGCAAGGCCAATTTCAACGAGGCGGAGACCGAGGTGCTGATCGAGCAGGTGCTGAAGCACGAGCAGCTGCTGTTCGCGGCGGGGCCGGGCCGCGCCTCCCCGGGCCAGAAGCGGCGGGTCTGGGAGCTGATCCGGCACAAGGTGAACCCGGTGGCCGCCTGCCCCCGCGACGTGGAGGATCTCAAGAAGCGCTGGAGGGACCTGAAGCGGCGCGACCGCAGCAAGCTCTGCCGCCTCTCGCAGGGCTGCGGCCCCGCCGGCCACCCCGGGGGGCTCGGCCTGCTGCTGTGCACGGAGGAGATGCCCCAGCCCGCCCCGCAGTCCGACCACCACCGGGCCTACGGCTCCGCGCTGGGCCCCGCCGAGGCCGTGCCCATCGTGGGCGGCATCGACACGCTGGACCTGCCCGGAGCCTCCGTGGTGGACATCG GGTTTACAGATGATCCTGGTCCATCCCACCAACCCTGTCTTGAGAACATGAACTTAAAAGAGGAAATAGTAGTGAAGGTAGTAGAGCCAGAAGAAAGTTCTGAGGACATGGCTGTGGTTCCACCTAGCCAAGAGCAACTGCCATTTCTGGGAACAGCTGGGGGTGGCTTGTCTGGGAAAGtaaaagccaaaacaaaaggCCGGTCTCAGACAGACCAAAATGAAATTACTGAAGAGGACCTAATGCAGATCCAGCAGAACCAGATGCAGGTGATCCAGTCTGGCTTTGACAGTGTCAACCACAACCTTCGGCTGCTGCAGCAAGGCATGCAAGATCTCAGCAACAGCCTCAGTATTATGGCACACACTCTGGTGGCTATCAAAAATGTTTATGTGAAAAACAACACTGGCCCAACCACCTACGCCACCACCTCTACTCAGACCACAGCAGGGTACCTGAGTCCTGGGTCTCCCCAGATCTCCCCAGCTGAGGACagaggcagagcacaggtggctggaagcagcagcagaagcagcagctgcagttccagCTCTATGTCTCAAGAACCAGGCCCTTCAGAATTTCCTAGACCCCCCCTGAGAACCATTAAGAAAGAACATCCAAATGGCTGCTACTATTTCTGTTTTGCAGATGTTTAA